The genomic stretch CTGGTGCCGTTGGTGGGGCACTCGGACGGGCACTGCGGCGTCGCGGTGAGGACGGAGGGCAAGTGGCTGCTGCATGCCGGGGATTCGTACTTCTCCCACCGGGAGATGGACCCGGTGGCCCCACGCAGCCCCATGGGGTTGGCGCTCTTCCAGCGGCTGCGCTCGACGGACAACGCCACGCGCGTGAAGAACCAGGAGCGGCTGCGCCAGCTCATCCGCGACCACTCCGACGAGGTGAGCGTCTTCTCGGCCCACTGCGCGACGGAGCTGGACAGGTTCCAGGCGCGGCCCCTGGCCACCGCGGCCTGACGTGCCTCAAGCGCCCCGCGCGCGCCGGGACTGATAGAGGCCGTCGTAGAGGCCGAGGAACAGGTGACCGCCCAGCTCGAGCCCCTGCTCGATGTCGCGCGCCATCCTCGCGTCGGTGGCGTGAGGGACGTCGAGCTGCCGGTAGAAGCCGTCGGCGTGCTCCTCGTCCAGCGTCGCGTGCGTGGGGTAGTGGACCACCTGCTCGGCCACGAGCCAGCCTCGCGCGACGATGCCCTGGCCCAGCGCCAGGGAGATGCCGCTGAACAGGTCCTCGATGATGCCGAACACCGCCAGCCCGACATGGGGCGGCTCGAAGGCGCTGATGCCGGACAGCGCGGCGTTGAACGTCCGCACGTGGGGACCGAAGTCTCCCCGGTCCGCGCGGGCCACGTCGGCGCCGAGCCGCTCCAGCAAGAGGCGGAACGTGCTCTCGTGCCCGTGCGCGAGCGAGCCGCGCCCGTGCTCGTCGAAGATGTTCTCGACCAGGGGCAGGCGCTGCTCGGGGCGGGGGAGCCTGCTGGCGAGCACCGCCATCGGCCGGGGGAAGTGCGCCACCGCCGCGAAGAACTGGACCTGCGTCTCCACGAAGTCCTCGCGCTCGAAGGTGCCGTCGCGCAACGCGCGCAGATAGGCGTTGGACGCGAGCACGTCCCAGCGCGCCTTCTGCTCGGCGATGTGGGTCCGCAGGCTCAGATTTCGGACGAGGGAAGGTGCACCCATGCGGTCGGTTCCGAGGGAAGGGTGAGGTCGAGAGAATAGAGGGTGCAGGTGGCGTCCGGAACGAGGCCCTCGCCACGCAACCAGTCGAGCTGCGGGGTCAGCCGTTCGTCGAGTCCGAAGCAGGCGAGCACGTCCCCGCCCCGGGCGGTGAGCTCCTGGCCGCAGTCGCGCACATAGCGCGCCCAGCCGTGGGGCCATCGCTCGGGTGGCGCGGCCAGGTGGACCAGGGGCCAGGGCTGGCCGGTGGAGCGCAACTGGAAGTCCTTGCTGCCGCGCGTGGAGCACCAGCCCGCGCCCTCCAGGGGTCGCGACGGCGAGGGGCCCAGCCGGAGGACCTCCCCGAGCGGGAGCGTGGGCGCGCGTGTCGCATCGAGGCGCGCGAGGCGCGCGGGCGGGACGAAGAAGAGCGCCTGTCGGCTCGTGGGTCTCCCCATCCGCAGGGGATTCCAGCCCCGGGCCGTGCGCATCACGTCCCCGCGCGCGCCTCGCATGGCGGCGCCGTACAGGAACCGGGTGCGCCGCAGCGCGGGAATCCGGAACAGGTGCGTCAGGCCCTGGACGATGAGCCTGCGCGCCAGCCCCGTGCCTCGCGCGGAGGGGGCCACCTTCAGGTCGCAGATGTAGAGCGCGTCGATGACGCGGGTGCCCCGGAGGACCTGGCGCGCGACACCCGTCACGGAGCCCAGCAGCGTGTCGCCGCGCAGCGCGAGCAGGAAGTACGCGTCGCCGAGGGACGAGAAGAACGGGTGGTACTCGGGGCCGTGGTCGATGAAGAAGTGGTCGGCCCCATCCGCGATGGGGTACTCGATGCCCTGCTCCAGCTGTCGCAGCCGCGAGACGTAGGGCCCGAGGCTCTCCGGCCGGAGGACGACGTAACGCACGCCGCTCATGGTGCGCCGGGCCGCCGGAACCCGACCTCGATGCGCTCGTAGAAGAGGCTCCGGTCCATCGCCTGCAACCGCTGCCCCAGCGCGTCGTCGAACACGAAGGCGGGGCTGAAGAAGCGCCGTAAATCACGGCGGTTGTTGAGCTGCCGCAGCAGCACCGCGCAGCCCGGGCGGGCCTGTCGCACCAGCAGCGACGCCCATTGGGCGACGAGCGTGTCGTCGGACCAGTCGAAGATGTTGGACAGGGAGATGACGTCGAAGCGGCCCAGGTCCGGGACGTCCGGCAGCGAGCCGTGGACCAGGGTGAACGACGGGGGCATCCGGGCGCGCAGATATTCGGGGGCGTCCTCCGGGAGATAGGCGCCCAGCAGGACGTGCTGCAGGAAGGGGTTTCGAGCCGCGTCCTCGCGGCGCAGGCCCCGCTCGAACGTGGCCTGGAAATAGCCCGGGTAGGAGCCTGGCGCGGCGTGCTGGGTGGCGGCGGGGCCGAACATGGCGTGCAGGAACGTGTCCGCGAACGCGAGCGAGAACGCCACGGGCCAGTACGGCGACGCGAACCACCGCTCGCGCAGGGCCATCCGCTGTTCCGACGAGGTCCCGGGCTCGAAGAACCGGGCGAGCTCCGAGGCGGGCGCGACGAACTCCTCGATGAAGTGGCGCAGGGTGCGGAAGAGGCCCTCGAACTCCCCGCCCTGGTTCAGGCCCTGGGGCGCCGGGTCGTCGACGTTGTATCGCGCCAGGGGATGCGCGCCGAGCCCGCTGGCCTTGGCCCTCACGTGGTCGAGCTGTCTCGGGTTGAAGTCGAAGCCGACCAGGTCCAGGTCGGGGTGGCGCCGCGCGAGCGTGAGCAGCGTGCATCCGCCCGAGGCGACCGTCAGCAGGGCGCGCGCGCGGGTGCGCTCGATGAGCACCTGCTCCAGCTCCGGGTCTTCACGGACGACGGCGAACTTCAGGCGGAATGGCGTGGAACTCAAGGCACCGGTCAGGGCAAGGGTTGCGTCGGTGATGCGGTCAACTTAAGCCATGGGGGATACCGCCGAAAGCGACCTCCGCCATGTCATCCGGACTTCTGACTCCCCAGCGATTGCAGGAACTGGAACGGGTGGACGCTCGTCATGTTCCCAGGCTCGTGATTTTCGTCGGGCTCTGGTGCGTGGCGACGGGGCTGGGGCTCCTCCTCACGCGGGAGCAGACCACGCTCGTCACGGGGCTGGCGCGGGGCGCGCTGTATGTCGTCGCGGCCGCCGCCCTGCATGGCATCAGCCTCTTCACGCACGAGGCGGTCCATGGCGGGCTCGCGCGGAGGCCGTGGCTCAATCGCCTGGGCGGCATGCTCTGCGCGTGGCCGGTGCTCCAGAACTTCGCGGCGTACAAGGTCTTGCACCTGCGTCACCACCGGGACCTGGGGGGAGGGCAGGATCCGGACCACTATTCCAACTACACGGGGCGGCGCTGGCTGGAGTTGCTGATGCACTGGGGGCGGCTGCTGCTCGGCTATCCCGCGTACATCACCCTGATTCCCATCCTCGGCTGGAAGCATGGCACCGCGTCCGAGCGGCGCTGGGTACTCCTGGAGGTGGTCGCGGTGGTCGCGGGCGTGGGGCTGGCGGTGGCCTTCGTTCCCTGGCCGCTGCTGCTGCATGGCTGGCTCATCCCCATGGTGCTCATCAACACCCTGGTGAACATCCGGGGCATGAGTCAGCACACCTTCCTCCCGGAGCAGGACCACCCGGTGCGAGGCTCGCGAAGCATCCTCTCCAACCCGGTGACGCGCTTCTTCATGTGCAACGAGAACTACCACCTGGAGCACCACCTCTATCCCCGGGTGCCCTGGTACAGCCTCCCCGAATTGCATCACGCGTTGCGCGCGGACCTCGTCGCCCAGGGTGCGCCCTTCATCCCGTCCTATGCGTCGTTCGTGCTGGGCGTCCTCTCCGGACGGCTTCAGCGGGAGGCGCGACGGGGCTCCACGGATGGTTGAGCGGCCCTATCTCCACGAAGCGTTGTTGATGGCCTGGGGTGGGGTGCTGTCGCTCGCGCTCGGGCTCGTGGCGGGATGGCGCGCGCCGGTGACACTCCACCTCCTGGGAGGGACCTCGCTCTTCGTCTTCGCGGTGCTGCTCTGCGCGCGGCTGGAGGGCGTGAGGCACGTCTTCCGTGTCCGGCTGCTGCTCGCCTACGCCGCGACGTTCTTCTTCTATGCCTCGGTGAAGGACGCCGTCCCCGCGCTCGGATTGGCGACGCGCGACGCGGGGTTGCTCCAGTGGGACGCGTGGTTGTTCGGAGGGAGCACGCCCTCGGTCTGGTTCCAACGCTGGAACGCGCCCTGGGTGCTCGAACTCTTCAGCGCCAGCTATCTGTCATTCCATGCGTACCTGCACCTGGCCATGGCGTGGGCGGCCATCGGGACGCGGGAGCGGGCCGAGCGCTTCTTCGGGTACGTCTTCGGGGCGTATGTGCCGGGCCTCCTCGGCTACTACCTGGTGCCGGCCGTGGGGCCCCAGGTGGCCTTTCCCGGGCTCTACTCCGGGGCAATCGAGGGCGGGTGGTGGACCTCGCTCAACGCGGCGGTGGTGGCCCATGGCTCGTCCACCTATGACGTCTTCCCCAGCCTCCACGTCTACATCACCC from Myxococcus stipitatus encodes the following:
- a CDS encoding TenA family transcriptional regulator; protein product: MGAPSLVRNLSLRTHIAEQKARWDVLASNAYLRALRDGTFEREDFVETQVQFFAAVAHFPRPMAVLASRLPRPEQRLPLVENIFDEHGRGSLAHGHESTFRLLLERLGADVARADRGDFGPHVRTFNAALSGISAFEPPHVGLAVFGIIEDLFSGISLALGQGIVARGWLVAEQVVHYPTHATLDEEHADGFYRQLDVPHATDARMARDIEQGLELGGHLFLGLYDGLYQSRRARGA
- a CDS encoding GNAT family N-acetyltransferase; translation: MSGVRYVVLRPESLGPYVSRLRQLEQGIEYPIADGADHFFIDHGPEYHPFFSSLGDAYFLLALRGDTLLGSVTGVARQVLRGTRVIDALYICDLKVAPSARGTGLARRLIVQGLTHLFRIPALRRTRFLYGAAMRGARGDVMRTARGWNPLRMGRPTSRQALFFVPPARLARLDATRAPTLPLGEVLRLGPSPSRPLEGAGWCSTRGSKDFQLRSTGQPWPLVHLAAPPERWPHGWARYVRDCGQELTARGGDVLACFGLDERLTPQLDWLRGEGLVPDATCTLYSLDLTLPSEPTAWVHLPSSEI
- a CDS encoding DUF3419 family protein produces the protein MSSTPFRLKFAVVREDPELEQVLIERTRARALLTVASGGCTLLTLARRHPDLDLVGFDFNPRQLDHVRAKASGLGAHPLARYNVDDPAPQGLNQGGEFEGLFRTLRHFIEEFVAPASELARFFEPGTSSEQRMALRERWFASPYWPVAFSLAFADTFLHAMFGPAATQHAAPGSYPGYFQATFERGLRREDAARNPFLQHVLLGAYLPEDAPEYLRARMPPSFTLVHGSLPDVPDLGRFDVISLSNIFDWSDDTLVAQWASLLVRQARPGCAVLLRQLNNRRDLRRFFSPAFVFDDALGQRLQAMDRSLFYERIEVGFRRPGAP
- a CDS encoding fatty acid desaturase family protein gives rise to the protein MIFVGLWCVATGLGLLLTREQTTLVTGLARGALYVVAAAALHGISLFTHEAVHGGLARRPWLNRLGGMLCAWPVLQNFAAYKVLHLRHHRDLGGGQDPDHYSNYTGRRWLELLMHWGRLLLGYPAYITLIPILGWKHGTASERRWVLLEVVAVVAGVGLAVAFVPWPLLLHGWLIPMVLINTLVNIRGMSQHTFLPEQDHPVRGSRSILSNPVTRFFMCNENYHLEHHLYPRVPWYSLPELHHALRADLVAQGAPFIPSYASFVLGVLSGRLQREARRGSTDG
- a CDS encoding phosphatase PAP2 family protein encodes the protein MVERPYLHEALLMAWGGVLSLALGLVAGWRAPVTLHLLGGTSLFVFAVLLCARLEGVRHVFRVRLLLAYAATFFFYASVKDAVPALGLATRDAGLLQWDAWLFGGSTPSVWFQRWNAPWVLELFSASYLSFHAYLHLAMAWAAIGTRERAERFFGYVFGAYVPGLLGYYLVPAVGPQVAFPGLYSGAIEGGWWTSLNAAVVAHGSSTYDVFPSLHVYITLVLLDHDRVAHPWRFRLLLPVAVVLVLSTLVLRYHYAVDLLAGGVWFLAFKVLHPRVRAWWEARGRPGPATSGRALGAPSSGGIE